The Peribacillus sp. FSL E2-0218 genome contains a region encoding:
- the fliM gene encoding flagellar motor switch protein FliM — translation MSGEILSQNEIDALLSAISTGEMDADDLKKEELEKRVKVYDFKRALRFSKDQIRSLTRIHENFARLLTTYFSAQLRTYVQISVASADQIPYEEFIRSIPKMTILNVFEVPPLDGRIILEVNPNIAYSMMDRVLGGRGISVNKVDSLTEIETKIMSNLFEKAFENLQEAWGTIVEIEPVMTEFEVNPQFLQLVSPNDTVVVISLNTQIGETSGMINVCIPHVVLEPIIPKLSAHYWMETAQKERIPEEIMILEKRIRNADLPIVSELGSTDITIQDFLLLDVGDVIDLNKAIEEPLMIKVGGIPKYRGQPGKVGKKHAIQILDILKGGDEDDK, via the coding sequence ATGTCCGGGGAAATATTATCACAAAACGAAATCGATGCTTTGCTATCGGCCATTTCAACAGGTGAAATGGATGCAGATGATTTAAAGAAAGAAGAACTGGAAAAAAGAGTGAAAGTGTATGACTTCAAAAGGGCACTCCGTTTTTCAAAGGATCAAATCAGGAGTCTGACCAGGATACATGAGAACTTTGCAAGGTTGCTGACCACTTACTTTTCAGCTCAGCTAAGGACGTATGTTCAAATATCCGTTGCTTCTGCAGACCAAATCCCGTATGAAGAGTTTATCCGTTCCATCCCTAAAATGACGATCCTGAATGTGTTTGAGGTGCCGCCTCTGGATGGCCGGATCATTCTTGAGGTCAACCCGAATATCGCCTATTCGATGATGGATCGAGTGTTGGGGGGACGGGGCATAAGCGTGAACAAAGTGGACAGTTTAACGGAAATAGAAACGAAAATCATGTCCAATTTATTCGAGAAGGCTTTTGAGAATTTGCAGGAGGCTTGGGGGACGATTGTTGAAATCGAGCCGGTGATGACCGAGTTCGAGGTGAACCCGCAATTCCTTCAATTAGTCTCGCCCAATGATACGGTAGTGGTCATTTCCTTGAATACACAAATTGGTGAAACGAGCGGGATGATCAACGTGTGCATTCCACATGTGGTTTTGGAGCCGATCATACCAAAGCTATCAGCACATTATTGGATGGAAACTGCCCAGAAGGAGAGAATTCCTGAGGAAATCATGATTTTAGAAAAACGGATCAGGAATGCTGACCTTCCGATTGTGTCCGAGCTCGGTTCTACCGATATCACCATCCAGGATTTTTTGTTACTGGATGTTGGTGATGTGATTGACTTAAATAAGGCGATCGAGGAACCTTTGATGATTAAGGTTGGAGGAATCCCTAAATATAGGGGGCAGCCAGGAAAAGTAGGCAAAAAGCACGCCATCCAGATTCTTGATATTTTGAAAGGGGGAGACGAAGATGATAAGTGA
- the fliY gene encoding flagellar motor switch phosphatase FliY — MISDEMLSQDEIDALLKGTSDIEDEVSPLAIDEYLSMMELDALGEIGNISFGSSATALSTLLNQKVDITTPTVTLIERGQIASEFPHPYVAIQVQYTEGFSGINMLVIKQSDAAIIADLMLGGDGLNPSDMLGEIQLSAVQEAMNQMMGSAATSMSTIFSKKVDISPPSIDLLNFLNGEGENAIPNEDLFAKISFRLRVGTLIDSSIMQLLPLEFAKGLVSELLNGTNEEADMKLEKPVSQPTHSPSPEPERVQSTGLKPSPANDAYGQGGYQTHPASQSPNVPQHFGAPSAPSGPPVNVQPASFTSFQPHQLQESESKNLSMLMDIPLQVTVELGRTKRSVKDILELSSGSIIELDKLAGEPVDILVNSRLIAKGEVVVIDENFGVRVTDIMSQSERLNKIR, encoded by the coding sequence ATGATAAGTGATGAAATGCTCTCGCAAGACGAGATAGATGCCCTTTTAAAAGGTACAAGTGACATAGAAGATGAGGTGAGCCCTCTTGCGATTGACGAGTATTTATCGATGATGGAACTGGACGCTCTCGGTGAAATTGGTAATATTTCTTTCGGAAGCTCAGCCACGGCCTTATCCACATTATTGAACCAGAAAGTGGACATCACGACACCGACGGTAACCTTGATTGAGAGGGGCCAGATCGCTAGCGAATTTCCGCATCCATATGTAGCGATACAGGTGCAATATACGGAAGGGTTTTCAGGCATCAATATGCTCGTCATCAAACAAAGCGATGCGGCCATCATTGCCGATTTAATGCTTGGCGGCGATGGGCTGAATCCCTCAGATATGCTGGGGGAAATCCAGTTGAGTGCCGTTCAGGAAGCGATGAACCAAATGATGGGCTCGGCCGCGACATCCATGTCGACCATTTTCAGTAAAAAGGTCGATATTTCCCCGCCAAGCATAGACCTGCTTAACTTTTTGAATGGTGAAGGGGAAAACGCGATACCAAATGAAGATTTATTTGCAAAAATCTCATTCCGTCTTCGGGTCGGTACGTTAATCGATTCCAGCATCATGCAGCTGCTGCCTTTGGAATTCGCCAAAGGGTTAGTCTCTGAACTATTGAATGGAACAAACGAAGAGGCCGATATGAAGTTGGAAAAACCAGTGAGCCAGCCAACACACAGCCCCTCACCTGAGCCTGAACGTGTCCAGAGTACGGGATTGAAACCATCACCGGCAAATGACGCTTATGGGCAAGGCGGCTATCAAACGCATCCGGCAAGTCAAAGCCCGAATGTGCCGCAGCACTTTGGAGCCCCATCGGCCCCATCAGGCCCACCGGTGAATGTGCAGCCTGCGAGCTTCACTAGTTTTCAGCCCCATCAGCTTCAAGAGTCTGAATCGAAAAATCTAAGCATGCTGATGGATATTCCGCTGCAAGTAACGGTGGAGCTGGGGAGAACGAAGCGTTCTGTCAAGGATATTTTGGAGCTTTCCTCCGGTTCGATCATCGAATTGGATAAATTGGCAGGAGAGCCAGTCGATATCCTGGTTAACAGCCGTTTAATAGCAAAAGGTGAAGTGGTAGTGATCGATGAAAACTTTGGGGTCCGGGTTACGGATATCATGAGCCAAAGTGAACGATTAAATAAAATCAGATAA
- a CDS encoding response regulator, translating to MANRILIVDDAAFMRMMIKDILSKNGFEIVGEAADGAQAVDKYKETHPDLVTMDITMPEMDGITALKEIKKINPQAKVIMCSAMGQQAMVIDAIQAGAKDFIVKPFQADRVLEAINKALS from the coding sequence ATGGCGAATAGAATTTTAATAGTGGACGATGCAGCATTTATGAGAATGATGATTAAGGATATCTTGTCTAAAAATGGATTTGAGATCGTCGGCGAAGCAGCAGACGGTGCACAAGCGGTGGACAAATATAAAGAAACACATCCCGATCTTGTAACGATGGATATCACGATGCCAGAGATGGATGGAATCACAGCATTAAAGGAAATTAAAAAGATCAATCCTCAAGCTAAGGTCATTATGTGTTCAGCAATGGGGCAACAAGCGATGGTCATCGATGCGATCCAAGCTGGGGCGAAAGACTTTATCGTGAAGCCTTTCCAAGCAGACCGGGTGTTGGAAGCCATAAATAAAGCATTAAGTTAA
- a CDS encoding flagellar biosynthetic protein FliO — translation MSFIKKWLQVSLMIAIFFTGALQAHAENLDETVKDVYRQPNANVDKADSKDLQSNNQASSPDKVGITVWEFLRMIFATIFVVGLLYILLKFINKKNKSYQKANSVENIGGTSLGANRSVQLVKVGGRILVIGVGENIQLLKEIDDPSECEQLLQDHNDKIDQMLQPGAMAMKLKNKWLKKNESKSAGFSTEFKNQLDQMSASRKKLLKELDRKGRDDE, via the coding sequence TTGTCTTTTATTAAAAAATGGCTACAGGTCTCATTGATGATAGCAATATTCTTCACTGGGGCCTTGCAGGCTCATGCGGAAAATCTTGATGAAACGGTGAAGGATGTCTATCGACAGCCGAATGCTAACGTGGATAAAGCTGACTCTAAAGACTTACAATCTAACAATCAAGCTTCTAGTCCCGATAAAGTCGGGATAACCGTTTGGGAATTTCTCAGGATGATATTTGCAACCATCTTTGTGGTAGGTCTTCTTTATATATTATTAAAATTCATCAATAAAAAAAATAAATCATACCAAAAGGCAAATTCAGTCGAAAATATAGGCGGTACCAGCCTTGGTGCAAATCGTTCCGTTCAGCTTGTTAAAGTGGGGGGCCGAATATTGGTGATCGGGGTGGGCGAAAATATCCAACTCCTTAAAGAAATCGATGATCCTTCGGAATGCGAACAGCTTTTGCAAGACCATAACGATAAGATCGATCAAATGCTGCAGCCCGGTGCCATGGCAATGAAGCTGAAAAATAAGTGGTTGAAGAAAAATGAATCAAAATCGGCCGGTTTCTCAACCGAGTTCAAAAATCAGCTCGATCAAATGTCCGCCAGCAGGAAGAAGCTGTTAAAGGAGCTTGATAGGAAAGGGAGAGACGATGAATGA
- the fliP gene encoding flagellar type III secretion system pore protein FliP (The bacterial flagellar biogenesis protein FliP forms a type III secretion system (T3SS)-type pore required for flagellar assembly.), producing MNEFMEFFKTSDPANVSTSVKLVLLMTVLTLAPSILILMTCFTRIIIVLSFVRTSLGTQQMPPNQVLVGLALFMTFFIMAPTFQEVNEKALTPLFNEQIDLEEAYVEASIPFKEFMSAHTRQKDLALFLDYAKVEKPETIQDIPLTAFVPAFAISEIKTAFQIGFMIFIPFLVIDMVVASVLMSMGMMMLPPVMISLPFKILLFILVDGWYLVVKSLLQSF from the coding sequence ATGAATGAGTTCATGGAGTTTTTCAAAACTAGCGATCCCGCCAATGTCTCCACTTCCGTCAAGCTTGTCCTGCTCATGACCGTTTTAACGCTGGCTCCCAGCATTTTGATCCTGATGACGTGTTTCACAAGAATAATAATAGTACTGAGCTTTGTGAGAACATCATTAGGTACACAGCAGATGCCTCCGAATCAGGTGCTGGTCGGACTGGCTCTTTTCATGACATTTTTCATCATGGCACCGACATTTCAGGAAGTGAATGAGAAAGCACTGACTCCATTATTTAATGAACAAATAGATTTGGAAGAAGCATATGTGGAGGCCTCGATACCTTTTAAGGAATTCATGAGCGCCCATACAAGGCAGAAGGATCTGGCGTTGTTTTTGGACTATGCTAAGGTGGAAAAGCCTGAAACGATACAGGATATTCCTTTGACTGCGTTTGTACCGGCGTTTGCAATCAGTGAAATCAAAACGGCCTTTCAAATTGGCTTTATGATATTCATTCCATTTTTGGTTATCGATATGGTCGTAGCTAGCGTCCTGATGTCAATGGGGATGATGATGCTGCCGCCGGTCATGATTTCCCTGCCCTTTAAAATCCTTCTTTTCATTCTTGTCGATGGATGGTATTTGGTCGTGAAGTCTTTATTACAGAGTTTTTAA
- the fliQ gene encoding flagellar biosynthesis protein FliQ encodes MNAEFVIDIAEKGIYMVLIIAGPLMVIALVVGLLVSIFQATTQIQEQTLAFVPKIVAVLLGLILLAPWMLSHLLSYANEIFGNLNRFVG; translated from the coding sequence ATGAATGCAGAGTTTGTTATTGATATAGCAGAAAAAGGAATATATATGGTATTGATCATTGCTGGCCCATTGATGGTGATAGCTCTGGTTGTAGGGCTTTTAGTAAGCATTTTTCAGGCGACTACACAGATTCAGGAACAGACCTTGGCATTCGTTCCGAAAATCGTGGCCGTTTTGTTGGGACTCATACTTCTTGCTCCGTGGATGCTGAGCCATTTATTATCATACGCAAATGAAATTTTCGGTAACCTGAATCGATTTGTAGGGTAG
- the fliR gene encoding flagellar biosynthetic protein FliR, with the protein MEELFPHFPAFLLIVVRVTTFFVAMPIFSYRSIPVQHRLGLGIFLAWIMYYTIDAPILDLDATFYLLIIKEALVGLFIGFASYMILSAVQVAGGLIDFQLGFSIANVIDPQTGAQSPLMGQYLYTIALLFLLSTNGHHLLLDGIFYSYQFIPIDQLFVPFGDHRLIEYLAKAFGKAFMIAFQMSIPVVGSIFLVDVTLGILARTVPQLNVFVVGIPVKIIAGLAVIVLVMGMMMTVVTQLFNFLLVTMRHLMQLIGGI; encoded by the coding sequence ATGGAAGAACTATTTCCGCATTTTCCTGCTTTTTTATTAATCGTGGTCAGGGTCACCACATTCTTTGTGGCAATGCCGATTTTCTCGTACCGCTCAATACCGGTGCAGCATCGTCTAGGGCTTGGAATCTTTCTTGCCTGGATCATGTACTATACCATTGATGCCCCCATCCTTGACCTGGATGCCACATTTTATTTGTTGATCATTAAGGAGGCACTTGTGGGGCTTTTCATCGGATTTGCTTCCTATATGATTTTATCAGCCGTTCAGGTAGCAGGGGGATTGATTGATTTTCAGTTGGGTTTTTCGATAGCCAATGTCATCGATCCCCAAACCGGGGCCCAAAGCCCGTTGATGGGACAATATCTATATACCATCGCTTTATTATTCCTACTGAGCACGAATGGCCATCATTTGCTTTTGGATGGGATATTTTATAGCTACCAATTCATCCCGATCGATCAATTGTTTGTGCCATTTGGGGATCATAGATTGATAGAATACTTGGCCAAGGCATTCGGAAAAGCGTTCATGATTGCCTTTCAAATGTCGATACCAGTGGTGGGAAGCATTTTTCTGGTGGATGTCACGCTAGGCATCCTTGCAAGGACGGTTCCCCAATTGAATGTATTCGTTGTTGGGATCCCAGTCAAAATCATAGCGGGCTTGGCGGTTATTGTTTTGGTAATGGGAATGATGATGACGGTTGTCACCCAACTCTTCAATTTCTTGCTTGTGACGATGCGTCATCTCATGCAGCTGATCGGAGGCATATGA
- the flhB gene encoding flagellar biosynthesis protein FlhB, with amino-acid sequence MDKFQLDLQFFAGEKTEKATPKKRQDSKKKGQVAKSQDVNTSVNLIAVFAVLLIMGPYMYNHLVALMKDYLQHFSVAGFTEGTVQIIMIEVLKEMGLVLGPVFAAAVVAGILANVMQIGFMFSTESIQFKLEKLDPIKGFKRIFSMRAIVELLKSILKISFVGFVAFYVLWQRMDEIMILSQISVEEAMATLADITIKVGFYAAVALLFIALLDYLYQKYDFEKNIRMSKQDIKDEYKNSEGDPLIKSKIKQKQRQMAAQRMMQEIPNADVVITNPTHFAIALKYDEEKAEAPFVVAKGVDFVAQKIKFIAKENDVIMVENRPLARSLYDQAELGQAIPEEFFKAVAEILAFVYKTKGKL; translated from the coding sequence TTGGACAAATTTCAGCTGGATTTACAGTTCTTCGCAGGTGAGAAGACTGAAAAGGCGACACCGAAAAAACGCCAGGATTCAAAGAAAAAAGGACAGGTGGCAAAGAGTCAGGATGTTAATACATCCGTTAATTTAATTGCTGTATTCGCGGTGCTATTGATTATGGGGCCATATATGTACAACCATCTCGTCGCTCTCATGAAAGATTATCTGCAGCATTTTTCCGTGGCTGGCTTCACGGAGGGTACTGTCCAGATTATCATGATCGAAGTACTGAAGGAAATGGGCCTAGTCCTTGGACCTGTTTTTGCAGCGGCGGTAGTGGCTGGCATTTTGGCTAATGTCATGCAGATCGGGTTCATGTTTTCAACAGAATCCATACAGTTCAAGCTTGAAAAATTGGATCCCATTAAAGGTTTCAAACGTATCTTTTCGATGAGGGCGATTGTTGAATTATTGAAATCGATTCTTAAAATATCCTTTGTTGGTTTTGTTGCCTTTTATGTACTTTGGCAGCGAATGGACGAAATTATGATTTTATCACAGATTTCTGTGGAAGAAGCGATGGCAACGCTGGCGGATATTACGATCAAAGTAGGATTTTATGCTGCCGTGGCTTTATTGTTCATTGCTCTATTGGACTATTTGTATCAGAAATATGACTTTGAAAAAAACATCCGAATGTCCAAGCAGGATATTAAGGATGAATATAAAAATTCCGAAGGCGATCCGCTCATCAAGTCAAAAATCAAGCAAAAGCAAAGGCAGATGGCTGCTCAAAGAATGATGCAGGAGATTCCCAATGCCGACGTCGTCATTACTAATCCGACACATTTTGCCATTGCTTTAAAATATGATGAAGAAAAAGCGGAGGCTCCATTTGTAGTGGCAAAGGGCGTTGACTTTGTCGCTCAGAAAATTAAATTCATCGCTAAAGAAAACGATGTAATCATGGTGGAAAATCGCCCTTTGGCAAGATCCTTATACGATCAGGCGGAATTGGGCCAGGCGATTCCCGAGGAGTTCTTTAAGGCGGTCGCTGAAATACTCGCCTTTGTTTATAAAACCAAAGGTAAGCTGTAA
- the flhA gene encoding flagellar biosynthesis protein FlhA encodes MRARDLVVISSVIMIVAMLVIPLPTWLLSILLLLNISLALLVLLTTMNMKEPLEFSIFPSLLLLLTLFRLGLNVSTTRAILTYGDAGGVVETFGSFVVGGNVLVGLVVFIILVIINFIVITKGSERVSEVAARFTLDAMPGKQMAIDADLNAGMISETEARARRDKISNEADFYGSMDGASKFVKGDAIAGIIIVIINLIFGMIIGVMQLDMGFAESATHFSMLSVGDGIVSQVPALLISTATGIVVTRAASNGNLGADIVEQLFQFPKMLYLTAATIFLLGLFTPISDLFTLPIAALLVVGGYTISRIPKQDESEIQEMEEVLETDEMKSPESVVNLLSVDPIEFEFGYGLIPLADANQGGDLLDRVVMIRRQLAIELGLVIPVVRIRDNIQLNPNEYRLKIKGSVMAKGELLLNHFLAMSPGIEDDSIEGIDTIEPSFGLPAKWITDDMKEHAEMMGYTVVDPPSVVSTHLTEVIKANAQELLGRQETKQLIDHLRESSPILVEEVTPNPLSIGDVQKVLAKLLKEKVSIRNLPIIFETLADYGKLSTDTDLLTEYVRQNLARQITGSFMTDENKIKVITLSGKVEKTIADGVQQTEHGNYLSLDPVISQSILEAISAKLEELTLMDHQPILLCSPAVRMYVRQLTERYFPNVPVLSYNELESNVEVQSIGVVNID; translated from the coding sequence ATGCGAGCAAGAGATTTAGTTGTTATATCGAGCGTCATCATGATCGTTGCCATGTTGGTCATTCCATTGCCGACATGGTTGTTAAGTATTTTACTCCTTTTGAATATCTCTCTTGCGCTGCTGGTTCTATTGACAACGATGAATATGAAAGAACCTCTCGAATTCTCGATCTTCCCTTCGTTGCTCCTTTTACTGACATTGTTCAGGTTGGGGTTGAATGTTTCGACGACTCGTGCCATTTTGACCTATGGTGATGCTGGCGGTGTCGTAGAAACCTTCGGGTCGTTTGTAGTCGGAGGTAATGTGCTTGTAGGATTAGTTGTGTTCATCATATTGGTCATCATCAATTTCATTGTCATCACGAAAGGATCGGAACGGGTCTCGGAGGTTGCCGCCAGGTTTACACTGGATGCGATGCCAGGGAAACAGATGGCCATTGATGCGGATCTGAATGCTGGGATGATTTCCGAAACGGAAGCACGTGCCAGAAGGGACAAAATCAGTAACGAAGCAGACTTTTATGGTTCCATGGATGGTGCGAGCAAATTTGTTAAAGGAGATGCAATTGCTGGCATCATCATAGTCATCATTAACTTGATTTTTGGGATGATCATTGGGGTCATGCAATTGGATATGGGATTTGCTGAATCCGCCACCCATTTTTCGATGCTATCCGTTGGTGATGGAATCGTCAGTCAGGTGCCGGCCTTATTGATTTCAACGGCTACAGGAATAGTCGTGACAAGAGCTGCCTCGAACGGCAACCTCGGAGCGGATATTGTTGAACAACTGTTTCAATTTCCCAAAATGCTCTACCTGACAGCAGCCACCATCTTCCTGCTTGGGTTATTCACCCCGATTTCCGACTTGTTCACTTTGCCGATTGCAGCTTTGCTAGTCGTAGGCGGGTATACCATTTCCAGGATACCGAAGCAGGACGAAAGCGAAATTCAGGAGATGGAAGAAGTACTTGAAACGGATGAAATGAAAAGTCCGGAAAGTGTCGTGAATCTGTTAAGTGTCGACCCGATCGAATTTGAGTTTGGATATGGACTGATACCTCTTGCGGATGCCAATCAAGGAGGGGACCTGCTGGATCGCGTCGTCATGATCCGCAGACAGCTTGCCATCGAATTGGGGCTCGTGATTCCCGTCGTCAGGATCAGGGATAACATTCAGTTGAATCCAAATGAGTACCGTTTGAAAATTAAGGGGAGTGTCATGGCAAAAGGGGAATTGCTTCTTAATCATTTCTTGGCGATGAGTCCGGGAATCGAGGATGATTCGATCGAAGGGATCGATACGATTGAACCCTCCTTTGGCTTACCGGCCAAATGGATCACGGATGATATGAAGGAACATGCCGAGATGATGGGATATACCGTTGTGGACCCTCCGAGTGTAGTTTCCACACACTTGACGGAAGTCATAAAGGCCAATGCACAGGAATTGTTGGGCAGGCAGGAAACGAAGCAATTGATCGATCACCTCCGGGAATCTTCACCAATCCTTGTAGAGGAAGTGACACCTAATCCCTTGTCGATTGGCGATGTCCAAAAAGTGTTGGCAAAGTTATTGAAGGAAAAGGTGTCAATAAGGAATTTACCGATCATTTTCGAAACGCTTGCTGATTATGGAAAGCTATCAACTGACACGGATTTGCTTACTGAATATGTAAGGCAGAATTTAGCACGGCAAATAACCGGTTCATTTATGACCGATGAAAATAAAATCAAAGTGATAACCTTATCGGGGAAAGTGGAGAAAACGATCGCTGATGGGGTACAGCAAACCGAACATGGTAACTATTTATCACTTGATCCAGTCATATCGCAATCCATATTGGAGGCCATTTCAGCCAAGCTGGAGGAACTGACATTAATGGATCACCAACCGATCTTGCTCTGTTCGCCGGCAGTACGGATGTATGT